One Deltaproteobacteria bacterium genomic window, CCGGGTGCTTCTTGCCCCCCTCGAGGCCGGCGTAGCACTCCTTGCGCAGCTTGTCGGCGTAGCTCGGCTCGGCCTTGCAGGTCTTGAAGATGTGCTCGATGAGCAGCTGCGTGTCGGGCGCCTTCTGCACCTTGGCGGCCATCTTCGGCAGGTCGGGCACGGCGCAGGCGAGGAGACTCACGTAGCCCCACGACTTGGTCTGATCCGACTGCTGCGCATCGTGGAAGGCCGCGCTCGCCGCGAGGATCGCCTGCTCGTTCGCCGCGAGCTGCTTGCGGCTGTCGAGCTTGTTCGCGTAACCGTCGAAGACGCTCTTCACGGCCGGAAAGACCGCCTTCAGGGCATCCAGTCGGGCCGCGAAGCCCGACGGCGGCTTGACCTGGCCGAAGCTCGCCGCGATGGTGTCGAGGAGCGGCAGGCACTTCTTCTTCAGGTGGTCGGGCTGGCTCTTCGGGAAGGACTTGAAGGCCTGTTCGAGCCCGTTCGTGAGGAGCATGTTGTCGGGCGCGAGCCGCACGTCCACGCCCTTCGACCGCACCACGCACTTCCAGAACTCGTCCACCTCGCCGTCGTCCACCTTGCGGAAGGCCGCGACGAACTGGCCGACCTCCTCGCGCAGCGCCTTCTTCTGCGAGCTGCGGTAGCCGAGGAAGCCGAGCACCGCCACCACCAGACCGACCGCCACCACCCAGACCATCGCCTTGTTGCGCTTCTTGGCCTTCTGCGCCTGCATGAAGGCGCTCACGTCGGCGGACCCGGCGTCCAGGCCCACCATCCCCCCGAGGCCACCGGCCGGCGCGTAGCCGAACGACCCGTCCGGTGAACCGAGGGCCGACGCGTCGCCGTAGGCCCCTTGCCCCAGCGTCGGGGCAGGGGAGGCCGGGAGGTCGGAGGGCGCGGGGGCGTAGGCCATCGGCGCGGCCGACGGTGACGCCTGCGGCGCGGCGGGCGCCTGCGCCCGGTCGAGCGCCTGCGCGAACTGCTGCGCCGCGAGCGCGGTGCCGCAGGCCATGCACGCGGCGCTGCCATCCGGATTGGGAACGAGACACTTGGGACAGGTGATCATGCGAGGCACCCTATCATAGTCCGCGCGCGCGTCGCCACGACGGCGGGCTACGCGCTCTGCCCTCCCTGAAGGCGGGAGAAGGTCTCGGGGCCGTGGCGCCTGATGGCCTCCACGATCCCTCCGTGTTGCGCCAGCGCCTGGACCATCGGCGAGAGCGGCCGCGCGCGGAAGACCTCGCCCGTCGCGAGGGCCGTGACCGTCCCCGCGCCGAGATCTAGCTCGAGCTCGGCCCCCTCGGTGGCGAGGGCGTAGAAGCGGTCGTCGGTGACGACCATGTACGGAAGCGCTTCGTTGACCAGGTTCCGCTTGTGGATGAAGGCGAAGGATCGCGCCACTACCGCGCGGATGCCGGCTCCCTTGAGGGCCCACACCGCCTGCTCGCGCGAGCTGCCCGACCCCCACCCTTCCCCGGCCACGACGATCGCCCGTCCGCCACGCGCGCGTTCGGCGAACTCCGGACGCACGTGATGGAAGCAGCGCGCTCCGAGCTCGGCCACGTCGGTGAGGTGGCAGAACTCGCCGGGGATGATGGCGTCCGTATCGACGTGGTCGCCGAACCGCTGTACGGCGCCGCGGAGCCTCGCGGGTGCAGCGTCGCCGCCGAGGGTGGCCGCGCCGACCGCCCCCGTCACTGCCGTCGCCGACGGAGCAGGCTGGTCGCGACGCACCTCCGGAAGCGCCGCGCCGGTCCGGCCGAGGAGCCGGTCGTAGCGCGCCCGATCCACGCGTTCGAGTACGGGGCGCGGGTCGGCCACGCGCAGCTCCAGCGCCGAGGCTGCCACGGTCGCCGCCGAGGAGAGCCAGGCCAGCGACCCGCGGCCCATGCGGTTCTCGAAGTTGCGGTTCTGCGAGCTGAGCCAGACCTCGCCCTCGCCCGCGCGGTCCGACGCCACGCCGAGGCACATGCTGCAGCCGGGCGGCCCCACGCGAAAACCGGCCTGCTCGTACGCGGCAAGCAGCCCCGCCTCGCGCAGCCGACCGGCGATCTCCAGGTTCCCCGGCACAACGAGCCGCTTCCCTTCGGCCGGCACGGGCCGCTTCCCGTCGGCGAGCAGCCGCTCGAGCACGAGCGCCCCCAGCACCAGCTCCTCCTCGGTCGTGGTGCACGCGCCGATGAACGCGCCGTGGAGGGCGGTCCCCGCCACCTCCTCGACGGCGGCCACGTTGTCCGGCGCGAAAGGCTTCGCCACCT contains:
- a CDS encoding 3-isopropylmalate dehydratase, yielding MTLTGKILYHHAIAPRRPWVEAGDLLRVRVDWTIASELAWNGMNRTYEELGRPTLADPDRFYLALDHTVDPVTLARDPRTQRLAQLARDFAKEAKLRYFYDANVTIMHTTFYRDLVRPGDLVLGADSHTSSHGGVGAFAIGLGGADVAVAMVLGETWIEVPEAIAVDYRGSLPFGIGGKDVILRTLGELGRNTVALERTVEFGGDAARGFSTDMRFTICNMTAEFGGLNGIFAPDGRVGELLGRRAEHRDGLFFAADPDAPYVARYPIDLARLGPQVAKPFAPDNVAAVEEVAGTALHGAFIGACTTTEEELVLGALVLERLLADGKRPVPAEGKRLVVPGNLEIAGRLREAGLLAAYEQAGFRVGPPGCSMCLGVASDRAGEGEVWLSSQNRNFENRMGRGSLAWLSSAATVAASALELRVADPRPVLERVDRARYDRLLGRTGAALPEVRRDQPAPSATAVTGAVGAATLGGDAAPARLRGAVQRFGDHVDTDAIIPGEFCHLTDVAELGARCFHHVRPEFAERARGGRAIVVAGEGWGSGSSREQAVWALKGAGIRAVVARSFAFIHKRNLVNEALPYMVVTDDRFYALATEGAELELDLGAGTVTALATGEVFRARPLSPMVQALAQHGGIVEAIRRHGPETFSRLQGGQSA